A single region of the Nicotiana sylvestris chromosome 6, ASM39365v2, whole genome shotgun sequence genome encodes:
- the LOC104235420 gene encoding fructokinase-2 gives MAANGVSSGLIVSFGEMLIDFVPTVSGVSLAEAPGFLKAPGGAPANVAIAVTRLGGKSAFVGKLGDDEFGHMLAGILKQNGVQADGINFDKGARTALAFVTLRADGEREFMFYRNPSADMLLTPDELNLEVIRSAKVFHYGSISLIVEPCRSAHLKAMEVAKEAGALLSYDPNLRLPLWPSAEEARKQIKSIWDKADVIKVSDVELEFLTGSDKIDDESAMSLWHPNLKLLLVTLGDKGCNYYTKNFHGGVEAFHVKTVDTTGAGDSFVGALLTKIVDDQSILEDEARLKEVLRFACACGAITTTKKGAIPALPTESEALTLLKGGA, from the exons ATGGCAGCTAACGGCGTTAGTTCTGGTTTAATCGTGAGCTTCGGCGAGATGTTGATCGATTTTGTACCGACGGTCTCCGGCGTTTCCCTTGCCGAGGCTCCGGGTTTCTTGAAGGCTCCTGGCGGTGCACCGGCGAACGTCGCCATCGCAGTGACTAGGCTCGGGGGAAAGTCGGCGTTCGTCGGGAAACTCGGCGACGATGAGTTCGGCCACATGCTCGCCGGGATACTCAAACAGAACGGCGTTCAAGCCGACGGGATCAACTTCGACAAGGGTGCGAGAACGGCGTTGGCATTCGTGACCCTACGCGCCGACGGAGAGCGTGAGTTCATGTTCTACAGGAATCCCAGTGCCGATATGTTGCTCACTCCCGACGAGTTGAATCTTGAAGTTATTAGATCT GCTAAGGTGTTCCACTACGGATCGATTAGTTTGATAGTAGAGCCATGCAGATCAGCACATTTGAAGGCAATGGAAGTGGCGAAGGAGGCAGGGGCATTGCTCTCTTATGACCCAAACCTCCGTTTGCCGCTGTGGCCGTCGGCAGAGGAGGCGAGGAAGCAAATCAAGAGCATCTGGGACAAGGCAGATGTTATTAAGGTGAGTGATGTCGAGCTGGAATTCCTAACTGGAAGTGACAAGATTGATGACGAATCTGCCATGTCCTTATGGCATCCCAATTTGAAGCTCCTCTTGGTCACCCTTGGCGATAAAGGCTGCAATTATTACACCAAG AATTTCCATGGAGGCGTAGAGGCATTCCATGTGAAGACTGTTGACACCACCGGAGCTGGTGATTCTTTTGTTGGTGCCCTTCTAACCAAGATTGTTGATGACCAATCCATTCTTGAG GATGAAGCAAGGCTGAAGGAAGTACTAAGGTTTGCATGTGCATGTGGAGCCATCACTACCACCAAGAAAGGAGCAATCCCAGCTCTTCCTACTGAATCTGAAGCCCTCACTTTGCTTAAGGGAGGAGCATAG
- the LOC104235422 gene encoding B-box zinc finger protein 24 has translation MKIQCDVCEKAQATVICCADEAALCAKCDIEVHAANKLASKHQRLHLQCLSNKLPPCDICQDKAAFIFCVEDRALFCKDCDEAIHSASSLAANHQRFLATGIRVALSSSCNKDAVKTQLEPPQPPQQNSQQVGLKMPPHQLSGITSPSWPVDDLLGFPDYDSTDKKELLELGELEWLGDIDLFGEQTAAEVPELSVSQSSNTHNIYKPTRYQMSYKKPRIEIPDDDEYFTVPDLG, from the exons ATGAAGATCCAGTGTGATGTATGTGAGAAAGCTCAAGCTACTGTAATTTGCTGTGCTGATGAGGCAGCTTTGTGTGCTAAATGTGATATTGAAGTTCATGCTGCAAATAAACTGGCAAGTAAGCATCAGAGGCTTCATCTTCAGTGCCTCTCCAACAAGCTTCCTCCTTGTGATATTTGCCAA GATAAAGCAGCATTCATCTTCTGTGTTGAGGATAGAGCTCTCTTTTGCAAGGACTGTGACGAAGCGATTCATTCTGCCAGCAGCCTTGCTGCAAATCACCAGCGCTTCCTGGCCACTGGAATTCGAGTAGCCTTGAGCTCAAGCTGTAATAAGGATGCAGTAAAAACCCAATTGGAGCCACCACAACCACCTCAGCAGAATTCTCAACAAGTTGGCCTGAAAATGCCTCCACATCAATTGTCCGGTATCACATCACCATCTTGGCCTGTTGATGATTTACTAGGATTTCCAGATTATGATTCGACTGATAAG AAGGAGCTACTTGAGCTAGGTGAACTTGAGTGGTTGGGAGACATTGATCTCTTTGGTGAACAAACAGCAGCTGAAGTACCCGAGTTATCAGTATCTCAGTCGAGCAACACACATAATATTTACAAGCCAACCAGATATCAAATGTCATACAAGAAGCCCAGAATTGAAATCCCAGATGACGATGAGTACTTTACAGTTCCAGATCTTGGTTGA